The genomic DNA TGTGGATCGGAATCGGATCGAGATCTTtataaaaggagtctgcggtGCTTGTACCATGTTTGTCCACGGTGGCTTCCAGAATCAACAATAAATGAAAGCTCCTCGTAGCTGCTTTAATGTAGCTTCAGCATTGATTGTTATACTTATTTAACAATACATCAATATTGCGTCTGTGTGTCACTAAGACATTACAGGAAGGTGCTAGACACACTAATGTGAACACAAATGCAATTTATGCAGACTAAAGATGAGAATGCACAAAGTCTAAGAAGAGGATCAGTGAAAAGGTGGTGGCAGCCTGAAGGGGCACAGACCATCTCCTATATAGTCTTGCTAGCTGAGGCAGAACAGCCACATGTTGGCTATCGTCCCAGTCAACATCATGAGGTTGTCTTTGGCCGCAAGTGACTGGAAAAGACCAAAGTCAGAGCCGCTTCATGCAAAGGTTTAACTGTGCCAAGCCTATCCACCCTGCCCCTCAAGCCCCGCTGTGTGAAGTAATTCTTCATGCCAGTGAAACCAGACAGACTCTGTGTTTTGTCACTGCATGCATGGTGATATTATTTCAgctcgttttgttttttttctttttttacttaaaaGATTAACAGGTGGATTTTCTTCCTTAGAAGCAACATTTTTCTTGTGAAATGTCAAAATCTGCCTTCTTTTTCCTGTAAGGAGGTTAGAAATATTGGATTAAAACCTGCAGGCATTTAGCAAGACGTGCAAATGTCAGCTTCATCCGTCGAGGTCTGCTGTGGGAGAAAGAACCCAATACTGGAAAACTTAAGGTCGTTTTATCCACTCCGACGAAGACTGTAAGGGAACGATCTCTGACTCAAATTCTGGCTAAAATGAGCCCttctttaatgtttattttgtcctgTACCACCGACACACTGGAGGAGTAACAGTGAAATGTTGTTCAAACAAGACGGCTGTCCAGACAGAATGAAGGGGTTCAACTGCAGGCCAAAGTCAGGAGCCTAAATGACAGAGAATCAGCACATTTGTTCTGGAACTTCTGTGATATTTCTGTGTCTACAGAGCAGCCACAGGAACTTATCAATATATAGTATACATCACGTAACGTCTACAGGCCTTCTATGCCAACACAGAGGCTGCTCTGTTAGTAGAAGACGTCTAAAGAGAATCAGATTGAAGTATGCTGAAAAAATTGAATCAACCCTACTAACTTCAACTTTTAAACAACAACCACTGATAAGGTCGAAAACAGAACTATGCTGATGCAGTGATTTCTCCCGTCATGTCCCTCGCTCCTCCAGCCTCAGCACCAGACTCAGCGACTGCAGCCAGGAGAACCAAATCGATCGGGCCGTGAGGTTTAGTGTTTCATCCCTAAACCAGGAAGGCTCTCAAGTTTGAAGTGGCAGATTGTCGATACTTTAGATTTTAAGCAGTCTTTAAACCACAAATCATGTAATTGCACCATAAAATCAGACATTAGGTTACCGGTTGCCTTCTTTTGGAGCACTGCATCAGCTTTTGTGCATCTTTTGGCTGCACACTTCCACATTAAATCCATTTTCTCTTAATTTGGGGAATCATAACatacaaatgtttatttctAGTTAGGGTACAGTCCACAGAAGGATGGCTCATTTTCATATATCACTGTCCCACTAACCTTCAGGTTATAGGAGAGCTGAGCCATGTATTAGTCTTGGGATTACTTTTTTACTCAAAATGAAGGGACTTTATTGGGTCACAGAGGGCAGATGCTGGTCGGAAGATTCATCAGACAGCTCAATTTGTGACTTCACATTAAATGTGCAACTGATGGTGAAGCAGCACCCTCTGATGGTCAAAATGTGGagaactttttaaaatcttgttaAGAGCACTGGCTCTCTCTGGTGGACATCATGGAGTACTAGCCAAAGTGACTGTAACAGCTGAGACAACACAGCATGTTCTGTGTTTGACGTTAAACTTGACGGTATCCAGATGTGGATATGGAAGACCCAGCAACatgttgtaaaataaaaatctatgtATCTATGAAGAGTGAGCCACACATCACGGTCTGTGACTAAGCCAGTGGTCTGTGTTTAGCAGTCCATTGGTTTCTTAATTGGGCCCGTTCAAAGGTGCTCTAGTTTTGGGTAAGAAATTTAGATCATcaagatttttcttttatgcttaaataaactaaataaacagaagttttttgtttcatgactgaataagctgaataaacaaactgagcttaaaAGACGAGAAAATTTCATActctttcactttgtttgtatttctcggaccctgccacctttctatatttctgagtttgtattactacctcattaatgttgtaaatattaaaatgctgACGTTAAAGAATATATCCTTTACACATCTTAAGTCGAGGCTGCCCAAAGTGTGGCCCGTGGGTCAAAGTTGGCCCGCCATTAGATGCTGAAGTGGTTGTCAGGTTTGTGCACGAGCTGACATTGCTAATGTTGCGTTGataatgttaaataaatgtctAGACTCAGCCATTCTGATATTGTTTTCCACAGACTGGTAACACAGATACCACATGATACTAACAGTGGTACACTACTGGCTGACAAAACTTGTTAGAAGCTGTATCCTAATCTCAGAATTCTTACaatttttaaggaaaagagattatttattactattattatcattattattatcattgttagtattattattattattattattattagctctgtagctgtatttatttttaaaaatgattgcaTGCAAATGTAATCAATATGATGTTTAATGAGCAGGAGTTTCATAACTGTGACTGTGAGAACAACTATGCTCAAATGTGCAGATAGAGCCTGTGGTTTCCGCGGTTTGTCAAGATTGTCAGGCAGTTCCAAGAAACCGTTTTGGGTTGTGGGTTTTGTCACGTACATCCACACCAAAGAACATTGGTGGTGCGCCTGCGTTTTTCGTTGACTCAATTTATCAAGCCAAAGAGCATTTGATGTGGATACATACCGTggtaatgttcaaaaaacagaaaagggcGAAGAGGAGGAGCAACATGGAccaaactaaacagaaaaatcggGAAAGTTAAAGTGACGTAGCgacaatataaaaatgtaattcaagGAATAGCAGGGAAAATGGATGATTCAAAATAGGTATGATTTTGAGTGTGTGACAATGAACAGGGTCTCTAATGTCGAGGGTGTGAGTGTGAAATAAACAGTGTGATGTTTGTTTGAAGACTGTGACACAAGCAATGTCTAAGATATGTAACCCACATCTAAATAAGGACTGGTGAATTATtacttattatttttgtttaagacagaaagaaaattcTTTAGCTCTACGTATCACCAGCAATATCCAAACTGACGAGACGAAAAGATCATTTCACATTTGTGGAACAGTTTTGTCATTTCATCATCCAGATGTTGCAGCCTCGACACATAACTAAGCATATTTTCATATCTTTGCTCTTCTTTGCAAGCTTCCACGCTTCGTAGCCTTTCTCATTATGTTCTTGCCATGTGTGTTATGTACATACAAATCTCCACTGATGCCCTCTGTAACATATATTCCGTTCTCATTTCATAAACACATACTTGTTAGGGCCAATATACACAGTCAGTTTAAACACATGTGCATTACAGATGAGTCATGATGCTCCTTTTCACTTCTAGCTGTCAGTTAATGATCACATGACTTTCGCGCATAAGTGTCACACTTGTGAGAATAACCCCACTTCAACCTTGAGCTGGAAACTTTGGTTTCCTGTTCGTTTTTTTGGTGCGACCTTGCAGTTGCAGATGCGAAAAGCCGAGGGTCCCAGCCAAAAACAAGACCCATAGCAAAAGAAAGCGTCCGTCACTTCAGGTCCTCCGTTAAATGTCCTGTGGTGAAGTGGTATCCAGACAGTGAGGATGAGATTCATCCAAATACAGAGGTTGACAGGGACAAAAggttaaaaatgtttatgttgaatAGTTGTGTTAAACTCATTACATGCTGATGttgaaatgtgtgtatgtgcattaCAGATGAGTCATGAACCACATAGTTTATATTTACCATAACATGACCACGCTGCATCATCTCCTTATTGGCCACATGCACTCATAAGACAATTAAAAGCTGCACCGACATCACAGAGGATGTGGCTAAAGAAGTCGAGGTAAAGAGCACGAAAAACCACAGGGTCGCTTATCGATCCATCTACTTTTGGCCTATAAAAGGGGGATCTTTGAGACCCCCAGAGACAACAGCTTGACTTTTCTGCCAGCATGATGCAAGCTCTGCACAAGCTTCTGCTCTGTCATCTTCTGGCATGTCTGGGACTTAACGGTAAGATAAACTAATCTGGTTATTAAGTCTAAGGTCTACAAATGCAGGGTCGGGTAGTAATGAGTTACAAGTAATGCACAGgagtaaaatgtttttgtttatttgaagaAAGACTACTTTTCGTATTCTGCCTGAGGGAAAATGAGCTCCAGGTTGACTTTTGACCCTGATGAATGACGACTTTGAAAACATATAAAGAGGCAGTTTATAATATCTTTTCATGGTTCCTCAGGATGtgattgttgtcaactgttggGCCCTGTTCACCAGTACTGCACCACAGAGGCACCAAAGGTTGCAAAATACTTATATAAACTTCTTTTGTCTTTCGTGAAATTTTCCTCTAAAGTTTACATGGTAACCTCCTGTTACCTTTAAGCACCAGTAGGAAGCTCTCAGTATTGTGGGCTACATGTACTTATTCACAAAATGAAATTACTCAGTTAACACGAGGACATGACACTCTAAGCCCCGGCTGTCTTATAAAGTGCTGGCcaacagacttttaaaaactCCTCCTCTTCAGCAAGCTCACTGAAGTCAGTTGCACATACGACAGGTTATGATATAGTTAGCTGGCTAATGTAAGCTGTGTTACTAATTTAATATGTACCATTAATCTTTGATGTTATGATAATGACATTGAATTATCTTGTGGTCTGTTGGACATTTAAATAGGCCGCTTCAAAGAGCAGTTAACCTGATGCAATGCCAGCTTTAATGTAATGCAACTTTCATACTTATAATCAAttatatttgaaaatatatcaaaaatgGAAAGTAACTTGTACTTGTCATTTCTTAACCTGgtactgttttcttttatttcaatatGTTTTCTAAATTGTCATACTTTACTTGAGTCATCtttattaaatagtttttcAGTACTCCACTCACCACTGAACAAATGCTACATTTTACTCATCACTCTTATCTTTACAGCACTTGGGGATGAAATCATAAATGGTAAAAAGGCCCCGGAGAAGTTAATGCTGTATATGGCCTCACTGCAGAACAAACATGGTCAACATGTATGTGGAGGATTCCTCATCAGTGAGGACTTTGTGGTCAGTGCTGCGCACTGTAACCGCACGTGAGTTATCTTTCTtctttaaatgttgtcattttagaTGAAGAATTATgttgaatattaatatttgatcagttttaagatttgtatttattcatttgtttaattaacTTTATATTTGTTCAATGATCATTCGTCCAGGATTCCTACAAGTGTTGTTCTTGGCACCCACAATCTCAAGAAGGTTGATAAAACAATGAGATATGCTGTGGATAAGACATGCATCCATCCAGACTTCAAAGATGAACGATATGGCAATGACATCATGCTCCTCAAAGTAAGTAGATATCCATTTGCTTCAGGTATGATGCAGGATACAAAGCATGCTATGAATTGGTCTTTGCTATTTGTGTCTCCAGCTGTCTAAGAAAGCCACGATGGACAACAGAGTACAACCAATTCAACTTCCAAAAACTGTGGTTAAGACAAAAGATAATGCTAAGTGCCGTGTTGCTGGATGGGGCTACACAAAAACCGATGGCAAAGTTGTTGATGAGCTGCAAGTAGTGGATGTGTCTTTTGTTAACAAGGAGGCCTGTCAGAGAACATGGAAGAACAACCTTCCTCCCACTGTTATCTGTGCAGGTGGATCTGGCCAAAAGAATGGATTCTGTAAGGTATGTTtggtgacattttaaagaaaaggttTCTAATGTTATGATTTCTAATCTTAGAGATTACCAAAAAACAAATTCTAAAAAGAGTTTCTCCTCACAGGGTGATTCTGGGGGTCCTCTGGTGTGCAGCGGGACAGCTGTAGGTGTTGTGTCTTTTAACTGGGACGGAAACTGCGACTATCCAAATGCACCCAACGTCTATACGGATGTATCAAAGTACCTTCCCTGGATCAAGGAGATTCTCAAGCAAAAGAATTGTAAAATGTGAGAATTCAGCATACTGTAGTGTCTCATACTGACATCTCAGCTCTCGGCCGGGCTTCCACTTAGCAGCATTACGGCTGAAACTGTCGCTGTctccaaaatgtgtttcactCTTACACTCTCGCCTTTTGCTTCAAACCTGTTTTATGAATAAAACTTTTATATCATATAACAATTATTAATGTGGAGGTTCTGCTAAGCTTTAGTCAGTCTATAAGTGCTTGGTCTTTATGTgaaatgcaaaataaagaaCTACTGATGCATTTAAATTCTTcatctgcagaaaaaaatggcatctaaaaagttaaataatatTTTCCAACACTTCACCTTTAACATAATTTGGATTCTGATCAAATTAGACACTTACAGACAACTACTAGTGGGTAGTAGTAGCAACCGTTAGCTGCTAATAATGAAAGAAATTTAACTCTTCCACATTTCATAACAGCTTCTGTGAGAACACTGATGTGCAAATCTAAATGAGGAAACTGTGGTTTCTGTGGTTTCTCACTGAATTCAAACGAATATGTCAGCAGGGTGTGTCAAGTCGAACCACATCAAACAAACCTTGTCTGGTGTCTTTGTGATTTAGAGTAGAGGCAAGAACATAAATCCTGCTGTAAAAAGATTGCACAGCCAGACTTAGTATCTACTAAGCAGATTTATGAAAGAATACAAGGTAAACTAAAAGTTGTAAAGAGGAATTCTtccaaaaaacaattatttttacaaACTTCGACACTTTGGTTTTTGTATGGATTACAACAAATGAGATAAAACATATATCAGTGAAGTTTCGACTTGGCTTGGCATATTTTGTCACCTTTTGGACAGAGTCAGGCTCACAGGGGACTTCTGGGAATGACTCATAGTAGACAGACATGTAGGCACTTGCTCACATAGAAACATCAGGCTGCAACGACCCCAAGTACAACTCTCTCTTAAGGTGATGGTTTTGTTCTGTaacagctgacagagaaaaCTGCAGCTGTGGCATCTGATGATGCAGCGCCCACTAATGGTCAACAAGCCGAGAAACTATAACATGGCCATGGGGCTCTCTGCTGAGTATAAAGACATGCTAACATAAAGCATCAGCCTGCATTTATACACAGTAAATCCtacatttgttgatatttacCTTATTATAGATTTGTAGAGAGAAAACACTCAATTATGTAGTGAGATCTGTATAATGCTGCAAACACtgaaaatatttaatataaGAAATGCAAATGTGTTACTTATTAACTGCCAATTCAAGTTTAAGTAAAATAGAGAACAGTATGAGTGTATTATACTGCATTTTATATTACATATTGTTTTGAACAAATAGGGTGtagcatatcaccagaataagCACTAACTGTGgctaactgtggctgctgtTCACTTGTTAGCTCacttagccatgcagctagcagtccagacttGGAGCTCAGACAACTGGGGAGCAGGATTACagaaaaactacagaacagatttccatgagactttgatggaggatgagtctcgTCTCAGAATAG from Sparus aurata chromosome 11, fSpaAur1.1, whole genome shotgun sequence includes the following:
- the LOC115591182 gene encoding duodenase-1-like, with translation MMQALHKLLLCHLLACLGLNALGDEIINGKKAPEKLMLYMASLQNKHGQHVCGGFLISEDFVVSAAHCNRTIPTSVVLGTHNLKKVDKTMRYAVDKTCIHPDFKDERYGNDIMLLKLSKKATMDNRVQPIQLPKTVVKTKDNAKCRVAGWGYTKTDGKVVDELQVVDVSFVNKEACQRTWKNNLPPTVICAGGSGQKNGFCKGDSGGPLVCSGTAVGVVSFNWDGNCDYPNAPNVYTDVSKYLPWIKEILKQKNCKM